One Drosophila ananassae strain 14024-0371.13 chromosome Y unlocalized genomic scaffold, ASM1763931v2 tig00000097, whole genome shotgun sequence DNA window includes the following coding sequences:
- the LOC123258177 gene encoding uncharacterized protein LOC123258177, whose product MAAERSGLICPKGPLDERLYQLLRQFWEVKTCTDPIVKASKEEDCEGHFVKNFVRLEGGVYTVRIPIKHNSGLLDDSYSQALRRFQSLERKLSHQPELRTQYSAFIKEYPNLGHMSLVPPELHRDCKYFLPYHCVLKKDSTTTKLRVVFDGSAVTTSGYSLNDILMAGPVIQPKLFRILLSFRSHPVALTGDICKMYRCVRMVSSDSFLQCILWRDSPLEELQTYRLDTVTYGTKSASYLSVRAMHQLTKDEVEDFTVGSEILLRDFYVDDLISGGSSK is encoded by the coding sequence ATGGCTGCTGAGCGGTCGGGACTGATCTGCCCAAAGGGGCCTTTAGATGAGCGGCTCTATCAACTTCTTCGACAGTTCTGGGAAGTGAAAACCTGCACCGATCCGATTGTGAAGGCGTCAAAGGAAGAAGATTGCGAGGGTCACTTTGTTAAAAACTTCGTGCGGTTAGAAGGTGGTGTCTATACAGTCAGAATACCAATTAAACACAACTCCGGTTTATTGGATGATTCGTACTCACAGGCTCTACGTCGCTTTCAGTCGTTGGAGAGGAAACTGTCTCATCAGCCCGAACTGCGCACTCAGTATTCGGCCTTCATAAAGGAGTATCCTAacctaggtcatatgtccctAGTTCCGCCGGAGTTGCATCgagattgcaaatattttctgccataTCACTGTGTGCTAAAGAAGGACAGCACCACGACGAAACTTAGAGTGGTGTTCGACGGTTCCGCTGTTACCACCTCCGGTTATTCTTTGAATGACATATTAATGGCTGGGCCGGTCATCCAACCTAAGCTTTTTCGCATCCTGCTGAGCTTTCGTTCGCATCCGGTAGCGCTGACTGGCGACATTTGTAAGATGTACCGTTGTGTGAGGATGGTGTCGTCTGACAGCTTCTTGCAGTGCATTCTGTGGCGAGATTCCCCTCTGGAGGAGCTACAAACATATAGATTGGACACTGTTACATATGGAACAAAGTCTGCGTCCTATCTATCCGTGCGAGCAATGCACCAATTGACTAAGGACGAGGTGGAAGACTTTACAGTGGGATCCGAAATCTTGCTTCGAGATTTTTACGTTGATGATCTCATTTCTGGTGGCAGCTCCAAGTAG